CGTCGTATGCAATAATTACCACAGCAAGCCAAATGTAAACCGATGAAATCATTTTCGTTTTAAAAGAAGATATGTGTTACCAATATATTTAAGTTATTGGGATTAGAACACGATTCCACAAAATATATAACTATGGACTGACCATAAATTCTTGTTTACTGTAACCACATGAAATCGGTTACAAAGCCGATTCTCAAACCTTCAATACAAAGAAAGTTAGAGGATTGTTAGAGAATAATAGTCAACTTGTTTTCCATTTCTCCCCAAACCCATGAACCTCCGGCTGTAATTTTAAAATGCATTCTTGTTTACCGTAACCGCTCAATATATTAGTCCCATAATCCCATTATCACAATTAGAATATCTTATGTTATCCTTATAAGCTACAGCTTGCTTTGTTACGGGATTGTGCGGTGATACGGTAAACTAGAATAACAATTAATGAATAGACTAAGTCGTAGCTTGCGCCTTCTAATTTTCTGTTTCTCTGCATTCAAGGTTTTTCGGAAGAAACCATTTTTAATTCACGTCACAGTAAGTCTATTAATGAAAATAGAATGAGTTTGTTGAAACAAAGAAGATGGGAAGATGAATGGAATATAAAATTGATTGATACAATTATGTTTACCGTACCCTTATATTGTATCGGATAAAGGTATGCTAAAGGAAAATGTTTACATGGTTTACCGTAACAATcgaatggacaaaaaaaaaagcatccTTGAAATCGCAACAAGCTCCTACGACGGAGCCTGTTGTGATTTCAAGGATGCTTGGGTATCTAAAACTGACTCAAGGCAAGACGGACTGAGATGGCATCAGCACGTTTTTCAACAGAGGGTTCAAGCATAGAGGAGACAAGGGATTTTACGATGTCGCTAGTGTTTTCGGGGAAAGAGAGGGTGTTTGAGAGTTGAGCTTTGACCATAGAGGTTGCGTCACTATCGGAGAATGGGAAAGCTCCGAAGAGCATGACGTAGAGCATAACTCCCATACTCCACATGTCGGCTTTCATGGTGTTGTGTTCCATTCCCATAATAACTTCGGGGGCAGCGTATGGGAGGGTTCCACAAAATTCTTCAGATTCGGCAACAACAACGGTTGATTTGGCAAATCCAAAATCGGCCAGTTTGACACATCCATTTGATAACAAGACGTTTTCTAATTTAATGTCATTGTGGGCGATTCCGTTTAAGTGGCAGTATTCGACTGCTTTGACAACTTGAGAGAAGACAGATAGGGTGGCTTCAACGGACATGAGGCCGTTTTTCATTATGTATTCAAAAACATCTCCGAATTCAGCGAATTCCATCAAAACGAAGGCAAATTCTTCGGCTTCGATGATTTCAATGGCTTCGACAATGTTTTCGTGTTTGAGGCTGAGGAAAGCTTCAAACTCAGTAGAGGTTTTGAGGACTTTTTTAATTGCAACTTTACCGAATACTTCGCTAGAGGCGGAGAAAACTTCTTCAGTTAGGGCTACAACGTTTGAAAGTCCACTGTTCAataaaaattccattttaaattgGCGTGGATTTAGTGTAATAAAGGTATCAAAATACTGAAATTCACGCCTTATATAGTGATATGGCTGCTACGGACTGTTCCAATAATTGATGCTCAAGGGTGGAAAGTTCAAATAAAGGCTTTCTTACACAATAAAACAGTACATTATTGAACAATCTCCCCTTTTCATTAATGGTAACTACTCTTACAAACGGTAAACAAAGTATTTGGTTGTACTAGGGCATTTATCTTATAAGTTTACCGTGTTGCCTTTTAACTGTGGTG
This sequence is a window from Mytilus edulis chromosome 1, xbMytEdul2.2, whole genome shotgun sequence. Protein-coding genes within it:
- the LOC139517633 gene encoding testis-specific serine/threonine-protein kinase 3-like, which codes for MEFLLNSGLSNVVALTEEVFSASSEVFGKVAIKKVLKTSTEFEAFLSLKHENIVEAIEIIEAEEFAFVLMEFAEFGDVFEYIMKNGLMSVEATLSVFSQVVKAVEYCHLNGIAHNDIKLENVLLSNGCVKLADFGFAKSTVVVAESEEFCGTLPYAAPEVIMGMEHNTMKADMWSMGVMLYVMLFGAFPFSDSDATSMVKAQLSNTLSFPENTSDIVKSLVSSMLEPSVEKRADAISVRLALSQF